The segment GCCTTATCGGTTCCCTTCTTTGGGCTATAACTCCAAATAGTTTTAAAAAATCGTTCCAACAATTTGCAGGAATTTATGGTAAAACAAAGAATACAGTATATAATTGGTGGACGAACTGGAGGAACAGGAGGTGACCCAAGAATGGGTATAGGTAGAAGGTCACAAGTGACTAAACTTGAATCGCCATATATGAAGGAATACGACGTCTATTTAGAAAGACGTTCAAAAAAGCGAAAGCGACTTTTTCGTAGATTAGCTCTGTTTGGTATTGTTGCATTTATCATGGCTTCTTCTTTAACATCTTATCACTTTAATCAACGAGCATTAAAAAAAGAAAAAGTTGGTGAGTTAATAGAGCTTCAAAAAGAGAAAGATCAAATAGTGGACAAGCAAAAGGACTTAAGAGAAGAAATTAAACTGTTACAAGATGAGGATTACGTCCTCCAAATTGCCCGTAGGGATTATTTCTTTTCTAAAGAAGGTGAAGTTATTTTCAAACTTCCAGATGAAGACCCATCTTATTGACACCTTTTTTTGACCTTAGCTATAATATAGTAATAAATGAAATTCTTCATACTATCAGAATTTATAACTTTAATCGGTTGATAGTATAAGTAAAACTAAGGCTTTCGCCATTAGGATTTGCACTCTAGGGTATAGGGCTTCTAAGATAGCAAAATACGCTTTCAAGAATCCCTTTAACGATAAGCCGAGTTTTTCCAAAAATTTAAGGAGGAGCCATTTTTATATGTCAATCGAAGTAGGCAGCAAGTTGCAGGGAAAGGTTACTGGAATCACTAACTTTGGTGCTTTTATAGAGTTGCCTGGCGGGGTCACTGGTTTGGTTCATATTAGTGAAGTTGCTGACAATTATGTAAAAGACATTAATGAGCACTTGTCTGTAGGGGATCAAGTGGAAGTGAAAGTCATTAATGTTGAAAAAGATGGAAAGATCGGGCTTTCCATTAAAAAGGCAAAAGAAAATTACGGACGTCGTAACCAGAAGCCATTCAAAGAAAAGGATCGTGAGGAATCCTTTGAACAAAAAATCTCTCGCTTTTTAAAGGATAGTGAAGATCGTTTAACATCCTTAAAAAAACACACGGAGTCAAAACGTGGAGGAAGAGGAGCGAGAAGAGGATAGCTTGCTGTCTAAATAATCATTTAACATATAATTGTAAAAAAGCACCCATCACGGGTGCTTTTTTACATATAAAAATAAAAATAAAAATGTGGATGACCCGTACGGGATTCGAACCCGTGTTACCGCCGTGAAAGGGCGGTGTCTTAACCGCTTGACCAACGGGCCATGTCCTAAAAATGGTAGCGGCGGAGGGGATCGAACCCCCGACCTCACGGGTATGAACCGTACGCTCTAGCCAGCTGAGCCACACCGCCAATATGAAAGACACAAAAAATATATTACAATAGGTGCGAAAAACTGTCAATATATATTTTTCACTTCAAACATTCGACGGATAGTACACATTTTCACAATAACCATACAAAAAATATGTTAATCCAACAAATTGTAAAAAAAAATAGGACCATAGTGACGAAAAGTTATTCATATCACGGAAACAAGTCGAACACTTTTAATGGGTTGTCCACTTGTTTTGACAAAAAAAAGACTCTTTCTATGTTTAAATGTGGAGAAAGAGGAGTGGTTCTAATATGACAGAGTATGTAAAGCCCGTGGAAGGACAGCCCTGGAAGGAACGAACAATTATTCAAAAAACTAGGTGGATGAATAAAATAGAAAGTACTTCTAGGGTGCTTTTAATTGAAAAAGGTTGGTTACTTTATGTTATCGGGTTTTTGTTGGGAAGAGCCTTGATATTAACAAGTATTTCTCCCTTCGCCATTGCATTCTTAGCTTCTGTTTGGCTGATACGAAAAGAAAAGGTAGGACTTACCTTTATCTTTACCGTATTAGGGGGGTTGTCGATCGGGTTTGATCAAGCTATTTGGATTGGCGGATCTCTTTTTATGATGTTACTTTCCATTTATTTTGTTCGGAATCTACCTATAAAGCAGAAGCATTTACCGGTGCTTGCCTTTATTTCTTCAGCTTCCGTCCGAGGCTTGTGGAATTATTATGGAAATCATATGACTGGATATGATTGGATCCTAACTGTTGCGGAAGCAACACTAAGTTTTGTCCTTGTTCTTATCTTTATGCAAAGTATTCCTTTATTATCACCAAAACGTTACCGAAAAACATTAAAAAATGAAGAGATTGTTAGTATCATTATTTTGCTTGCATCTGTTTTAACCGGATTGATTGGATGGTCTGTAATGGACGCTTCTATTGAACAAGTAGCTTCTCGATACCTTGTGTTGCTGTTTAGCTTAATTGGAGGGGCAGCTATAGGATCAACGGTTGGTGTCGTTGCTGGTTTGATTTTAAGTTTATCGAATGTTGCAACTTTATATCAGATGAGTTTACTTGCATTCTCTGGTCTGCTTGGTGGGTTGTTAAAAGAAGGAAAGAAAATCGGGGTTGGAATAGGTTTGCTTGTTGGAACCCTACTTATAGGGGTCTATGGAGATGGGGGTACTCATCATATTGGGACTTCAATGCTAGAATCCCTCTTTGCCGTTCTCATTTTTCTTTTAACACCCCATGAATTAATTAAAAAAATGGCGAGGTATATTCCAGGAACAGCAGAGCATTCAAAGGAGCAAGAACAATATATCCAAAAAATACGAGATGTCACAGCTAATCGTGTGGAACAATTCTCTGATGTATTTAATGCCCTATCTAAAAGTTTTACAATAGAAGACCCTTCCTTAAACCAAGAAACTATTGAGCGGGAAAAGGATTATTTTTTAAGTAATGTTACGGAAAAGACCTGTCAATCTTGTTTTATGAAGGAAGCTTGCTGGACCCGTAAATTTGAGACGACCTATGGTTATATGTCGGAGATTATGGAAAGTTTAGAAGAGGGGACCTTAGGTAACCAAAGAAAGCTGATGCGTGAATTCGAACGCCATTGTGTAAAGCCAGATAAGGTCATAGAAACCATGAAGCATGAGATGTCTTTTTACCAAGCTAATAAAAAACTTAAAAAACAAGTGTTAGAAAGTCGAAAGTTTGTTGCTGAACAGTTAAGAGGGGTTTCGGAGGTCATGGAGGGATTTGCTAAAGAAATTGTTAAGGAACGGAAAAACCATGAGGTTCAAGAAGCGGAAATTTTAAGAGTTTTGAATGATGCAGGAATCGAGCTTGAACAATTAGATATTTTCAGTCTAGATCCTGGGAATGTCGACATAGAAATGGTTGTTAGCTTTTATGAATATCACGGAGAGGGAAAAAAGGTCATTGCCCCTATGCTATCTGACATATTAGACGAAATGATTATACTTAAGAATGAAGAAATTGCACCTTTCCAAGGGGGGGACAGCCATCTATCCTTTGGTTCTGCGAAGGCTTATACAGTGGATACGGGGGTCTCTCACGCTGCTAAAAATGGAGGCTTTATCTCTGGTGATAGTTATACCACTATGGAACTGGGTGCGGGGAAATATGCTGTAGCCATTAGCGATGGGATGGGAAATGGGAAAAGAGCTCATGAGGAAAGTATGGAAACCTTATATCTCCTGCAACGCATCTTACATTCTGGCATTGAAGAAAAAATGGCGATTAAATCGATTAACTCTATTCTTTCTTTACGAACAACGGATGAAATTTTTTCAACTTTAGATTTGGCAGTAATAGATTTACAAACAGCTTTTACTAGATTCTTAAAAATTGGTTCGACCCCAAGTTTTATAAAAAGAGGAGATCAAATTATTAAAGTAGAGGCAAGCAATCTACCAATTGGAATTATTCATGAGTTTGAGGTGGATGTTGTAAGTGAACAGCTAAAAGCTGGAGATTTACTCATCCAAATGAGCGATGGGATTTTTGAAGGTCCTAAGCATGTTGAAAACGTTGATATGTGGCTAAAGAGAAAGATTAAAGACATGGAAACGAATGATCCTCAGGAAGTGGCGGATTTAATTTTAGAAGAAGTCATTCGAACGAAAGCTGGAGAAATAGATGATGATATGACAGTTGTTGTTACGAAAATTAATCATAATAACCCAGAATGGTCGTCTATTCCGGTATTTAATAAAATAAGTTAGATTCCTACGGTATACCGTAGGTTTTCTTTTTTAAAAAGAAAATTTGTCTAGCTCCAGCGAAGAAGCATCATCGAGTAATCTTCGAAGTTTTTGCCCCGAGTAAGGAAAGCTACATAGAGCTACTTCGCAGAAACAAGTGCTTTTCTTGTTTCGAAGGGCGCTTGCGCTTTTCTTAGGTATACTTTCTACTTTTTCTGTCTATGCTGTTGATAGAATTTAAAGGAGGAAGATAGGATGAACAAAGGGAAGTTGAAACAGATTCTATTAATCACAGATGGTTGTTCCAATAAGGGGGAAGACCCGGCGGATGTTGCACGATTAGCTTATGAACATGGAATTACCGTGAATGTTATTGGGATTTTGGAAGACAATCAAACAGAACAACCGGAGGGTTTGCAGGAAGTTGAAGAGATTGCACAATCAGGAGGTGGGATTAGCCAAATCGTTTATGCCCAAGCACTTTCTGAAACCGTACAAATGGTTACAAGGACGGCTATGGCTCAAACCCTTAAGGGCGTTGTCAATCAAGAGTTGAAGCAAATATTAGGTCCGAGCAAGGGTTTAGATGAGTTACCACCCGATAAGCGAGGAGAAATCATGGAAGTGGTTGAGGATCTTGGGGAAACTTGCGATATGGAGGTTCTTGTATTAGTGGATACAAGTGCTAGTATGAACAATAAACTACCAACAGTACAAGAGTCATTATTTGATCTTTCCTTAAGTCTGAATGCGAGAGAAGGACAAAATAAATTTTCTATCTACTCTTTCCCAGGTAGAAGGAAAGACTTAGAGATGATTATGGATTGGACCCCGCATCTTGAAAGTATTTCCTCAGTGTTCCCAAAACTATCAAGTGGAGGGATTACCCCTACCGGGCCAGCATTGCGCGGGGCAATAGAACAATTTTCAAATAAAACAAAACGCTCATTAAGGAGTTTGCTGAAAAAAGATGAACCATATATGGAAGATTTCGGATCTTAAATTGGTTGCTGGAGCAGTTATTAAGGGAAAATGGAATCATCGTTCCTATCAAATCATGAAAGAACTAGGTAGTGGAGCGAATGGTATTGTGTATCTAGCCGAATATCAATCTAA is part of the Bacillaceae bacterium S4-13-56 genome and harbors:
- a CDS encoding septum formation initiator family protein — its product is MVKQRIQYIIGGRTGGTGGDPRMGIGRRSQVTKLESPYMKEYDVYLERRSKKRKRLFRRLALFGIVAFIMASSLTSYHFNQRALKKEKVGELIELQKEKDQIVDKQKDLREEIKLLQDEDYVLQIARRDYFFSKEGEVIFKLPDEDPSY
- a CDS encoding S1 domain-containing RNA-binding protein, with the translated sequence MSIEVGSKLQGKVTGITNFGAFIELPGGVTGLVHISEVADNYVKDINEHLSVGDQVEVKVINVEKDGKIGLSIKKAKENYGRRNQKPFKEKDREESFEQKISRFLKDSEDRLTSLKKHTESKRGGRGARRG
- the spoIIE gene encoding stage II sporulation protein E, which codes for MTEYVKPVEGQPWKERTIIQKTRWMNKIESTSRVLLIEKGWLLYVIGFLLGRALILTSISPFAIAFLASVWLIRKEKVGLTFIFTVLGGLSIGFDQAIWIGGSLFMMLLSIYFVRNLPIKQKHLPVLAFISSASVRGLWNYYGNHMTGYDWILTVAEATLSFVLVLIFMQSIPLLSPKRYRKTLKNEEIVSIIILLASVLTGLIGWSVMDASIEQVASRYLVLLFSLIGGAAIGSTVGVVAGLILSLSNVATLYQMSLLAFSGLLGGLLKEGKKIGVGIGLLVGTLLIGVYGDGGTHHIGTSMLESLFAVLIFLLTPHELIKKMARYIPGTAEHSKEQEQYIQKIRDVTANRVEQFSDVFNALSKSFTIEDPSLNQETIEREKDYFLSNVTEKTCQSCFMKEACWTRKFETTYGYMSEIMESLEEGTLGNQRKLMREFERHCVKPDKVIETMKHEMSFYQANKKLKKQVLESRKFVAEQLRGVSEVMEGFAKEIVKERKNHEVQEAEILRVLNDAGIELEQLDIFSLDPGNVDIEMVVSFYEYHGEGKKVIAPMLSDILDEMIILKNEEIAPFQGGDSHLSFGSAKAYTVDTGVSHAAKNGGFISGDSYTTMELGAGKYAVAISDGMGNGKRAHEESMETLYLLQRILHSGIEEKMAIKSINSILSLRTTDEIFSTLDLAVIDLQTAFTRFLKIGSTPSFIKRGDQIIKVEASNLPIGIIHEFEVDVVSEQLKAGDLLIQMSDGIFEGPKHVENVDMWLKRKIKDMETNDPQEVADLILEEVIRTKAGEIDDDMTVVVTKINHNNPEWSSIPVFNKIS
- a CDS encoding VWA domain-containing protein, producing the protein MNKGKLKQILLITDGCSNKGEDPADVARLAYEHGITVNVIGILEDNQTEQPEGLQEVEEIAQSGGGISQIVYAQALSETVQMVTRTAMAQTLKGVVNQELKQILGPSKGLDELPPDKRGEIMEVVEDLGETCDMEVLVLVDTSASMNNKLPTVQESLFDLSLSLNAREGQNKFSIYSFPGRRKDLEMIMDWTPHLESISSVFPKLSSGGITPTGPALRGAIEQFSNKTKRSLRSLLKKDEPYMEDFGS